One stretch of Pirellulales bacterium DNA includes these proteins:
- a CDS encoding SDR family oxidoreductase — translation MAESQVVMLTGAASGIGRYLAGELVARGDRLLACDIAAEPLAQLTARWPADRVLPQVLDVRDPGAWRAAIDRVVERWGRLDVLLNVAGIIQPGLVHETAPPDIDWHIDVNAKGVMYGTQAAAAVMVRQGAGHIVNIASMAALAPIPGIAFYCASKWAVRGFTLAVAQELRPRGVKVSVICPDAVQTPMLDKQLDFPEAAMTFSTSHPLTAEDVGRAVLDRALRRGQLEIVLPASRGYLAKLSSMFPSLIGLVQPGILKQGQKRQAEARARHTAQRS, via the coding sequence ATGGCTGAATCCCAGGTGGTGATGCTGACCGGCGCGGCGAGCGGGATCGGCCGCTATCTGGCCGGCGAGCTGGTCGCGCGCGGCGATCGACTGCTGGCTTGCGACATCGCCGCCGAGCCGCTCGCGCAACTGACCGCACGCTGGCCGGCCGATCGCGTGCTGCCGCAGGTGCTCGACGTCCGCGATCCCGGCGCCTGGCGCGCCGCCATCGATCGCGTGGTCGAGCGCTGGGGGCGCCTCGACGTGCTGCTCAACGTGGCCGGCATCATCCAGCCCGGGCTGGTCCACGAGACCGCGCCGCCCGACATCGATTGGCACATCGACGTCAACGCCAAGGGCGTGATGTACGGCACGCAGGCGGCCGCCGCCGTGATGGTGCGGCAAGGCGCCGGGCACATCGTCAACATCGCCTCGATGGCCGCCTTGGCGCCGATCCCGGGAATCGCCTTCTATTGCGCTTCGAAATGGGCCGTGCGCGGGTTCACGCTGGCCGTGGCGCAAGAGTTGCGCCCGCGGGGCGTGAAAGTCAGCGTGATTTGTCCCGACGCCGTGCAGACGCCGATGCTCGACAAGCAGCTCGATTTTCCCGAGGCGGCGATGACCTTTTCGACGTCGCATCCGCTCACGGCCGAGGACGTCGGCCGCGCGGTGCTCGATCGCGCCTTGCGACGCGGGCAATTGGAAATCGTGCTGCCCGCCTCGCGCGGCTATCTGGCCAAGCTGTCCAGCATGTTTCCGAGCCTGATCGGGCTAGTGCAGCCGGGAATCCTCAAGCAGGGCCAAAAGCGCCAAGCCGAGGCCCGGGCCCGTCACACGGCGCAACGTTCGTAA
- a CDS encoding carbamoyltransferase produces the protein MKQYVLGISAFYHDSAAALVCDGEIIAAAQEERFSRVKHDPRFPRNAVNYCLGEAFIDPSEIASVAFYDSSLLTFDRVVKNTVSVAPGGRDQFADACRAFLGAKARLMDDLEEVLGLRPKLLVTHHHMAHAASCFYPSPYEEAAILTIDGVGEWATCTLGHGQGNQIELLKEIRYPHSLGLLYSAFTYYCGFKVNSGEYKLMGLAPYGQPKYADKIRQHLVDLLDDGSFRLNTKYFGYLDSGVMTNAHFDELFGGPARKPETQITRREMDLAASVQQVTEEAMLKLVAHACQLTGSKNVCMAGGVALNCVANGRVWRESQLDGLFVQPAASDAGGALGAAQLVSHQLYGAPRKLEGQRDSLKGSYLGPGFAPHEIEAFLDRQDAPHHRIEDAQERAQMIATALAEGKVVGLLSGRMEFGPRALGSRSIIGDPRQRDMQSKMNLKIKFRESFRPFAPAVLAEKSAEYFDLEGISPYMLLVAPVQPSRQVAMQRSVSEGDDMLPILNQPRSDVPAVTHVDYSARIQTVAEDGHPEFRRILEAFYGQTGCPVLVNTSFNVRGEPIVCTPNDAYRCFMRTDMDLLVLEDWLLWKEEQPAMQGDEDWRSQYELD, from the coding sequence TTGAAGCAATACGTTCTCGGCATCTCGGCGTTTTACCACGACTCGGCTGCCGCGTTGGTCTGCGACGGCGAGATCATCGCGGCCGCGCAGGAAGAGCGCTTTTCGCGCGTCAAGCACGATCCTCGGTTTCCCCGCAACGCGGTCAACTACTGCCTGGGCGAAGCGTTCATCGACCCGTCGGAGATCGCCTCGGTGGCGTTCTACGACAGCTCGCTGTTGACCTTCGATCGGGTCGTCAAGAACACCGTCAGCGTCGCCCCTGGCGGACGCGATCAGTTTGCCGACGCTTGCCGGGCCTTTCTCGGCGCCAAGGCGCGGCTGATGGACGACCTTGAAGAGGTGCTCGGCCTGCGGCCCAAGCTGCTCGTGACGCACCATCACATGGCGCATGCCGCGAGCTGCTTTTATCCCTCGCCCTACGAAGAGGCGGCCATCCTGACGATCGACGGCGTCGGCGAATGGGCCACTTGCACGCTGGGCCACGGTCAGGGCAACCAGATCGAATTGCTCAAGGAAATTCGCTATCCGCATTCGCTCGGGCTGCTCTACAGCGCCTTCACCTATTACTGCGGCTTCAAGGTCAACTCGGGCGAGTACAAGCTGATGGGCCTCGCGCCGTATGGCCAGCCCAAGTATGCCGACAAGATTCGGCAGCACCTGGTCGACCTCCTCGACGACGGCTCGTTCCGTTTGAACACCAAGTATTTCGGCTATCTCGACTCGGGCGTGATGACCAATGCCCACTTCGATGAGCTGTTCGGCGGCCCGGCCCGAAAGCCGGAGACGCAAATCACCCGCCGCGAAATGGACCTGGCCGCTTCGGTCCAGCAGGTGACCGAGGAAGCGATGCTCAAGCTCGTCGCGCACGCTTGCCAGTTGACCGGCTCGAAAAACGTCTGCATGGCCGGCGGCGTGGCGCTCAACTGCGTGGCTAACGGCCGCGTGTGGCGCGAGTCGCAGCTCGACGGGCTGTTCGTGCAGCCGGCCGCCAGCGATGCCGGCGGCGCCTTGGGCGCCGCGCAACTGGTCTCGCACCAGTTGTACGGCGCACCGCGCAAGCTCGAAGGCCAGCGCGACTCGCTCAAGGGCAGCTATCTGGGCCCCGGCTTTGCGCCGCACGAGATCGAGGCCTTCCTCGATCGCCAGGATGCTCCCCATCACCGCATCGAAGATGCGCAAGAACGAGCCCAGATGATCGCCACGGCGCTGGCCGAAGGCAAGGTCGTGGGCCTGCTCAGCGGGCGGATGGAGTTTGGTCCCCGCGCACTGGGTTCGCGTTCGATCATCGGCGACCCGCGGCAGCGCGACATGCAGTCGAAGATGAACTTGAAGATCAAGTTCCGCGAGAGCTTCCGGCCGTTTGCGCCTGCCGTGCTGGCGGAAAAGTCGGCCGAGTATTTCGACCTCGAGGGGATCAGCCCCTACATGCTGCTCGTGGCCCCGGTACAGCCCAGCCGGCAGGTCGCGATGCAGCGCAGCGTGTCCGAGGGCGACGACATGCTGCCGATCTTGAATCAACCGCGCAGCGACGTTCCGGCCGTCACGCACGTCGACTACAGCGCACGCATCCAAACGGTCGCCGAGGACGGGCATCCCGAGTTCCGCCGCATCCTCGAAGCGTTCTACGGGCAGACGGGGTGCCCGGTGCTCGTCAATACGAGCTTCAACGTGCGGGGCGAACCGATCGTGTGCACACCGAACGACGCCTATCGCTGCTTCATGCGGACCGACATGGACTTGCTGGTGCTGGAAGATTGGTTGTTGTGGAAAGAAGAGCAGCCGGCCATGCAGGGCGACGAAGACTGGAGAAGCCAATATGAGCTCGACTGA
- a CDS encoding VOC family protein encodes MPAPLPLTSVNHIARSTRDLSKLDETIRFYRDVLGFRSIKRPNFSFPGAWLYGYGLQIHLIIDEQAGSLPEDISTRADHVALHTADIEGVARALDERGIKYVRNYVPDRDVTQIFFHDPNGYHIEIGNYPAGVEYLDPA; translated from the coding sequence ATGCCTGCCCCGCTGCCGCTCACGAGCGTCAATCACATTGCCCGCAGCACGCGAGACCTCAGCAAGCTCGACGAGACGATCCGCTTTTATCGCGACGTCCTCGGCTTTCGCTCGATCAAGCGGCCCAACTTCAGCTTTCCCGGCGCTTGGCTCTACGGCTATGGGCTGCAGATCCACTTGATCATCGACGAGCAGGCCGGCAGTCTGCCAGAGGACATCTCGACCCGGGCCGACCACGTGGCGTTGCACACGGCCGACATCGAGGGCGTGGCCCGGGCGCTCGACGAGCGCGGCATCAAGTACGTGCGCAACTACGTGCCCGACCGCGACGTGACGCAGATCTTCTTCCACGACCCGAACGGCTACCACATCGAGATCGGCAACTACCCGGCGGGGGTGGAGTATCTCGACCCGGCCTGA
- a CDS encoding RraA family protein, which produces MTFDPALLGRLAQFDTPTICNIIELFDARPRNRGYMDQRIRCNFPEFPPMVGFATTACFRSDNPPGKGDAYASLEKQIEQFGWLPGPAVVVFQDLDEPSVAATFGEVMCSTYKAFGSVGLITSGSGRDLDQVRAIKYPVFTGSTNCSHAYCHILHVGLPVRVGGLVVEQGDLLHGDCNGVTSIPIPLAGPIVEIGQQFVAAERIVLDYVNGPGTKTVAGLAAARKEFSGVVAELSKRAQALLK; this is translated from the coding sequence ATGACGTTTGATCCCGCGCTCTTGGGCCGGCTGGCCCAATTTGATACGCCGACCATTTGCAACATCATCGAGCTGTTCGACGCGCGGCCGCGGAATCGCGGCTACATGGATCAGCGGATTCGCTGCAACTTTCCCGAGTTTCCGCCGATGGTCGGCTTCGCCACGACGGCCTGCTTTCGCAGCGACAATCCGCCGGGCAAGGGCGACGCCTACGCGAGCCTCGAAAAACAAATCGAACAATTCGGCTGGCTGCCCGGGCCCGCGGTGGTCGTGTTCCAGGATCTCGACGAGCCGAGCGTGGCCGCCACGTTTGGCGAGGTGATGTGCTCGACCTACAAGGCGTTCGGCTCGGTGGGCCTGATCACTTCCGGCTCGGGGCGCGACCTGGACCAGGTTCGGGCCATCAAGTATCCGGTGTTCACCGGCTCGACCAATTGTTCGCACGCCTACTGCCACATCTTGCACGTGGGCCTGCCGGTGCGCGTCGGCGGGCTGGTGGTCGAGCAGGGCGACTTGTTGCACGGCGATTGCAACGGCGTGACGAGCATCCCGATCCCGCTCGCTGGCCCGATCGTCGAGATCGGCCAGCAATTCGTTGCCGCCGAACGCATCGTGCTCGACTATGTCAACGGGCCCGGTACGAAGACCGTGGCGGGCCTGGCCGCGGCGCGTAAGGAGTTTTCCGGCGTCGTGGCCGAGCTGTCGAAGCGGGCCCAGGCCCTGCTCAAGTAG
- a CDS encoding SGNH/GDSL hydrolase family protein translates to MWKSLSRYHPRIGYTLMPSVKSRVPWETGGYLLQTNAAGFRSNREFVKERTPGKFRAILFGDSMTAGDGVANADRYSDQLEAMVPHLEVYNYGLPGTGTDQHYIAFQDCADVEYDLLVIGLYVENIGRVANRFRTFAGERGEKVIYAKPYFLLENDELTLHHIPVPKAALTKESMSPEDLKHVNWGVPHAGLREVVKKLGLRDLAQKITRFQPLPEYASPDHPDWKLLSKIVSNWAGESRAPVLIVLLPMWPFTEESSDPTPYQARYRELAAQIGCYLHDPLPDLWKYTPEERRAFRFKVDSHYTPAGHKAIAASIAPTIERIMAEHPAPQS, encoded by the coding sequence ATGTGGAAATCGCTCTCCCGGTATCATCCCCGCATCGGCTACACGCTCATGCCGAGCGTGAAGTCGCGCGTGCCTTGGGAGACCGGTGGCTACCTGTTGCAGACCAACGCGGCCGGCTTTCGCTCGAACCGCGAGTTCGTCAAGGAGCGCACGCCCGGCAAGTTCCGCGCGATCTTGTTCGGCGACTCGATGACCGCCGGCGACGGTGTGGCCAACGCCGACCGCTATAGCGACCAGCTCGAAGCAATGGTCCCCCATCTCGAGGTCTACAACTACGGCCTCCCCGGCACGGGCACCGACCAGCACTACATCGCCTTTCAAGATTGTGCCGACGTCGAGTACGACCTGCTCGTGATCGGGCTGTACGTCGAGAACATCGGCCGGGTGGCCAACCGGTTTCGCACGTTCGCCGGCGAGCGCGGCGAAAAGGTGATCTACGCGAAGCCCTATTTCCTGCTGGAGAACGACGAGCTTACCCTGCACCACATCCCGGTGCCGAAGGCGGCCCTGACCAAGGAGTCGATGTCGCCGGAAGACCTGAAACACGTCAACTGGGGTGTGCCGCACGCCGGGCTGCGCGAGGTGGTCAAGAAACTCGGCCTCCGCGACCTGGCCCAGAAGATCACGCGCTTTCAGCCGCTGCCCGAGTATGCCTCGCCCGATCATCCCGACTGGAAGCTGCTGAGCAAGATTGTCTCGAACTGGGCCGGCGAGAGCCGGGCGCCGGTGCTGATCGTGCTGCTGCCGATGTGGCCGTTCACCGAAGAGTCGAGCGACCCGACGCCGTACCAGGCGCGGTACCGCGAGTTGGCCGCGCAGATCGGCTGCTACCTGCACGATCCGCTGCCGGACCTGTGGAAGTACACGCCCGAGGAGCGCCGGGCTTTTCGCTTCAAGGTCGATTCGCACTACACGCCGGCCGGCCACAAGGCGATCGCTGCATCGATCGCCCCAACGATCGAGCGCATCATGGCCGAACACCCGGCACCCCAGTCCTAG
- a CDS encoding glycosyltransferase family 4 protein — translation MTAAPARRKWLIITQYYPPEVGAPQIRLASMAKQLQRRGIDVEVLTGLPNYPVGKIFPEYAGAAGRDKRRETIGGIPVRRVWIYAASGRSIFKRLANYFSFTWSVLWAALFGPRPDVIFLESQPLSVGIVGLAMKWFRGVPYVYNVPDLQVDVAKQLGFVRSEWFLKLALALENLFLRQSWKVSTVTHQFIEHFVGRGIDRGKVTFLPNGADTEFLQPLPPDPELLERWQLQGKQGFFYVGTQAYYHSLDTLIDAATLLRDRTDLRFVILGDGPEHPRIVKLAEERGLPNVVFGDAPYERMPRTYSVAYASVATVRDMPVAGQMRLAKVAASLACGVPVILTARGEHAELMVKNELGVVVEPEQPQQLADAIAALADDPERRNRLSASGRDFAVRETSWSMIVENWLAEIGEPTPTKV, via the coding sequence ATGACCGCAGCGCCGGCGCGACGCAAATGGCTGATCATCACACAGTACTACCCGCCCGAGGTAGGCGCGCCGCAAATCCGGCTGGCCTCGATGGCCAAGCAGCTCCAGCGGCGCGGGATCGACGTCGAGGTGCTCACCGGGCTGCCGAATTACCCGGTCGGCAAGATCTTTCCCGAATACGCCGGCGCCGCCGGACGCGACAAGCGGCGCGAAACGATCGGCGGCATCCCGGTTCGCCGGGTATGGATCTATGCCGCGTCGGGCCGGTCGATCTTCAAGCGGCTGGCCAACTATTTCAGCTTCACGTGGTCGGTGCTGTGGGCGGCGCTCTTCGGTCCGCGGCCTGACGTCATCTTCCTCGAATCGCAGCCGCTGTCAGTCGGTATCGTCGGCCTGGCGATGAAATGGTTTCGCGGCGTGCCGTACGTCTATAACGTGCCCGATCTGCAGGTCGACGTGGCCAAGCAACTCGGTTTCGTGCGCAGCGAGTGGTTTCTCAAGCTCGCCTTGGCGCTGGAGAACCTGTTCCTGCGCCAAAGCTGGAAGGTGTCGACCGTCACGCACCAGTTCATCGAGCATTTCGTCGGCCGGGGCATCGATCGCGGCAAAGTGACCTTCCTGCCCAACGGGGCCGATACCGAGTTTCTGCAGCCCCTGCCGCCCGACCCGGAACTGCTCGAGCGCTGGCAACTGCAAGGTAAGCAAGGCTTCTTCTACGTCGGTACGCAGGCCTACTACCATTCGCTCGACACGCTGATCGACGCGGCCACGCTGTTGCGCGACCGCACGGACTTGAGGTTTGTCATCCTGGGCGACGGTCCCGAGCATCCGCGGATCGTCAAGCTGGCCGAAGAGCGCGGCCTGCCAAACGTTGTCTTTGGCGACGCGCCCTACGAGCGCATGCCGCGGACCTATTCAGTGGCCTACGCCTCGGTGGCCACGGTGCGCGACATGCCCGTCGCCGGGCAAATGCGCCTAGCCAAAGTTGCAGCGTCGCTCGCCTGCGGCGTGCCGGTGATTCTCACGGCCCGCGGCGAGCATGCCGAGTTGATGGTCAAGAACGAGTTGGGCGTGGTCGTCGAGCCCGAGCAGCCGCAGCAACTGGCCGACGCGATCGCCGCGCTAGCCGACGATCCGGAACGCCGCAACCGGCTGAGCGCGTCGGGCCGGGATTTCGCCGTGCGCGAAACGAGCTGGTCGATGATCGTCGAGAATTGGCTGGCCGAAATCGGCGAGCCCACGCCGACGAAAGTCTAG